The following proteins come from a genomic window of Canis aureus isolate CA01 chromosome 3, VMU_Caureus_v.1.0, whole genome shotgun sequence:
- the ANKRD11 gene encoding ankyrin repeat domain-containing protein 11 isoform X1, producing MPKGGCSRTPQHEDFSLSNDMVEKQTGKKDKDKVSLTKTPKLDRSDGGKEVRERATKRKLPFTVGANGEQKDSDTEKQGPERKRIKKEPVTRKAGLLFGMGLSGIRAGYPLSERQQVALLMQMTAEESANSPVDTTPKHPSQSTVCQKGTPNSASKTKDKVNKRNERGETRLHRAAIRGDARRIKELIGEGADVNVKDFAGWTALHEACNRGYYDVAKQLLAAGAEVNTKGLDDDTPLHDAANNGHYKVVKLLLRYGGNPQQSNRKGETPLKVANSPTMVNLLLGKGTYTSSEESSTAESSEEEDAPSFAPSSSVDGNNTDSEFEKGLKHKAKNPEPQKTVTPVKDEYEFDEDDEQDRVPPVDDKHLLKKDYRKETKSNSFISIPKMEVKSYTKNNTIAPKKAAHRILSDTSDEEDVGVTVGTGEKLRLSAHTILPSNKTREPSNSKQQKEKNKVKKKRKKETKGKEVRFGKRNDKFCSSESESESSESGEDDGDSVGSSGCLKESPLVLKDPSLFSSLSASSTSSHGSSAAQKHNPSHADPHAKHWRTDNWKTISSPAWSEVSSLSDSTRTRLTSESDCSSDGSSVESLKPVRKKQEHRKRGGLQSTLSEKKNSFHTSVDGAIPKLDKEGKVVKKHKTKHKHKNKEKGLCSAGQELKLKSFTYEYEDSKQRSDKAILLDNDVSNDNKLKALKHDREHLKKEERLGKVKAEEKEWLFKDEMLKVSKDEKSLRRIKDMSRSFREEKERLNKAEKEKLVKEKSPKEEKLRLYKEERKKKSKDRPSKLEKKNDFKEDRLSKEKEKTFKEEKEKLKKEKVYKEDSSAFDEYCNKSQFLENEDTKFSLSDDQQDRWFSDLSDSSFDFKGDDSWDSPVTDYRDVKSDPVARLILETVKEDSKDKKRENRGREKRDYGDKRNDRDAFFRKKDRECLDKSCERRKEPMEKHKGVTSCLPEKDKKRRESAEGGRDRKDPLESIKERRDGRAKPDEAYREELKELAGEAGFKDRPDCDFGKGLEPWERLHPAREKEKKDRGKGDKYRDKSGDKDKSEKSILEKCPKDKEFDKCFKEKKDAKEKHKDTHGKDKERKASLDQVKEKREKTFPGLLSEDFPEKKDEKKGKEKSWYIADIFTDESEDEKDEYAASALRLGEAGDVARADGPTDTERPRKHSAERQHTDKKDRELREKKKEKGAPDGARDKREKVPEKHKDKKEKEPAEKYKDRKDRTSVDSTQEKKNKQKPPEKVERRPVAEDKTKGRHRERPDKEHCRDRKASRSAEAEKSLLEKLEEEALHAYREDSNDKASEVSSDSFTDRGQEPGLSALLEVSFTEPTEDKVKDKERHRHSSSSSKKSHDRERVKKDKSEKREKSDDYKDSGGRKDPIQYDKDFSDADAYGLPYGAKADTEDGLEKALELFSTEKKEKNDSEREPSKKIEKELKPYGSSAASALKEKRRREKHREKWRDEREKHRDRHGDGLLRHHKDEQRPAARDKDAPPNPLRDRSREDSLKLSEARLKEKFKDNPEKEKGDPAKVSNGEKLPVSRDPGKRDARPREKLLGDGDLMMTSFERMLSQKDLEVEERHKRHKERMKQMEKMRHRSGDPKLKERMKPAEDARKKSLDVPPKKPLALDPALKDKKLRESAPAPAAPENKPHPGPAVDTRDWLAGPHMKEVLPASPRPDQGRPTGVPTPASVVSCPSYEEAMHTPRTPSCSADDYSDLMFDCTDPQPVSSTSTSACSPSFFDRFSVAASGISETASQTPTRPLCTSLYRSVSVDIRRTPEEEFSTGDKLFRQQSVPTASSYDSPGQHLEDKAPGPPGPAEKFACLSPGYYSPDYGIPSPKADALHCPPAAVVNVTPSPEGAFSGLQAKSPPPHRDELLAPSMEGALPPDLGIPLDATEDQQATAAIIPPEPSYLEPLDEGPFSTVITEEPVEWAHPAASEQGLSCSLIGGAPENPVSWPVGPDLLLKSPQRLPESPQHFCPTEALHPAAPGPFGTTEPPYPGSPDAYPLSATEPGLEGAKGDEVEAVPASVSTPEEPAPFAAASRLEPFFTNCKPLPEAPADVAAEPSCLTTVTQVEALGPIESNFLENGHDLSALSQVEPVPWPDGFPNSEDDLDLGPFSLPELPPLQAKDVSDVETEPVEETALAPPEDAPAGPPVVPSGGDIPASAAEEQPVLPPDSVAPRLPTEPEPPEEPQPDAMLEATVEAGTVSEGRVPEDSDSSLGPAAAPLEQPPPGSGEEEAEGQDLTAASHSVPDTPVDGMAQAHAVDGAGPLDSASLEGPLGSVQPEVTEPEPKPAAEAPKAPKVEEIPQRMTRNRAQMLANQNKQSSPPSEKEPAPAPAPRAKGRCCEEDDPQAQHPRKRRFQRSSQQLQQQMNTSTQQTREVIQQTLAAIVDAIKLDDIEPYHSDRSNPYFEYLQIRKKIEEKRKILCYITPQAPQCYAEYVTYTGSYLLDGKPLSKLHIPVIAPPPSLAEPLKELFKQQEAVRGKLRLQHSIEREKLIVSCEQEILRVHCRAARTIANQAVPFSACTMLLDSEVYNMPLESQGDENKSVRDRFNARQFISWLQDVDDKYDRMKTCLLMRQQHEAAALNAVQRMEWQLKVQELDPAGHKSLCVNEVPSFYVPMVDVNDDFVLLPA from the exons agaagcagggtcctgAGCGGAAGAGGATTAAGAAGGAGCCTGTCACCCGAAAGGCTGGACTGCTGTTTGGCATGGGGCTCTCTGGGATCCGAGCCGGCTACCCCCTCTCCGAGCGCCAGCAGGTGGCTCTCCTCATGCAGATGACTGCCGAGGAGTCTGCCAACAGCCCAG TAGACACAACACCAAAGCACCCCTCCCAGTCGACAGTGTGTCAGAAGGGGACGCCTAACTCTGCCtcaaaaaccaaagacaaagtgAACAAGCGAAACGAGCGTGGAGAGACCCGCCTGCACCGCGCAGCCATCCGCGGGGATGCCCGGCGCATCAAAGAGCTGATTGGAGAGGGCGCAGACGTCAACGTCAAGGATTTTGCAG GCTGGACAGCACTGCACGAGGCGTGTAACCGGGGCTACTACGATGTCGCCAAGCAGCTGCTGGCCGCAGGCGCGGAAGTGAACACCAAGGGCCTGGATGATGACACGCCCCTGCACGACGCTGCCAACAATGGGCACTATAAG GTGGTGAAGCTGTTGTTACGCTATGGAGGAAACCCTCAGCAGAGCAACAGAAAAGGCGAGACGCCACTAAAGGTGGCCAACTCCCCAACCATGGTGAATCTCCTGCTGGGCAAGGGAACCTACACGTCCAGTGAGGAGAGCTCAACCG CAGAGAGCTCAGAGGAGGAGGACGCCCCGTCATTCGCACCTTCTAGCTCCGTTGATGGCAATAACACAGACTCTGAATTTGAGAAAGGCCTGAAGCACAAGGCTAAGAACCCGGAGCCCCAGAAAACTGTGACACCTGTCAAGGACGAGTACGAGTTTGATGAGGATGATGAGCAAGACAGAGTCCCTCCAGTAGATGACAAACACTTACTGAAAAAGGAttacagaaaagaaactaaatcaaatagttttatttctatacccaaaatggaagtgaaaagttACACTAAAAATAACACAATAGCACCAAAGAAAGCGGCTCATCGCATCTTGTCAGACACGTCGGATGAGGAGGACGTTGGTGTCACTGTGGGGACAGGAGAGAAGCTGAGGCTTTCGGCACACACGATCCTGCCCAGTAACAAAACACGGGAACCTTCCAACTCCaagcagcagaaggaaaaaaataaagtgaaaaagaagcgaaagaaagaaacaaaaggcaaagaagTGCGATTTGGGAAGAGGAATGACAAGTTCTGTTCATCAGAGTCAGAGAGCGAGTCCTCAGAGAGCGGCGAGGACGACGGGGACTCGGTGGGGAGCTCCGGCTGCCTCAAGGAGTCCCCGCTGGTGCTGAAGGACCCCTCCCTGTTCAGCTCCCTGTCTGCCTCCTCCACCTCGTCTCACGGGAGCTCTGCTGCCCAGAAGCATAACCCCAGCCATGCAGACCCACACGCCAAGCACTGGCGGACAGACAATTGGAAAACCATTTCCTCTCCTGCCTGGTCGGAGGTCAGCTCTTTATCAGACTCCACAAGGACGAGACTGACGAGCGAGTCTGATTGCTCCTCTGACGGCTCCAGTGTGGAGTCGCTGAAGCCcgtgaggaagaagcaggagcaTAGGAAGAGGGGTGGCCTGCAGAGCACGCTGTCAGAGAAGAAGAACTCTTTTCACACCAGCGTGGATGGTGCCATTCCCAAGCTGGACAAGGAGGGCAAAGTTGTCAAGAAACACAAAAcgaaacacaaacacaaaaacaaggaGAAGGGGCTGTGCTCGGCTGGTCAGGAGCTTAAGCTGAAGAGCTTCACGTATGAGTATGAGGACTCAAAGCAGAGGTCGGATAAGGCCATCCTTCTGGACAACGACGTTTCCAACGACAACAAGCTGAAAGCCCTGAAGCACGACCGGGAGCATCTCAAGAAGGAGGAGAGACTTGGCAAAGtaaaggcagaggagaaggagtgGCTCTTCAAAGACGAGATGCTCAAGGTTTCCAAGGATGAAAAATCCCTGAGAAGAATCAAAGATATGAGCAGGTCTTTCCGAGAAGAGAAGGAGCGCTTGAATAaagcagaaaaggagaaattagTGAAGGAAAAGTCTCCAAAAGAGGAAAAACTGCGACTGtacaaagaggaaaggaagaaaaagtccaAAGACAGGCCCTCAAAGTTAGAGAAAAAGAATGACTTTAAGGAGGACAGACTttcaaaggagaaggagaagactttcaaagaagagaaagaaaaactcaaaaaagaaaaggtttataAGGAAGACTCGTCCGCCTTTGATGAATACTGTAACAAAAGTCAGTTTCTGGAGAACGAAGACACCAAGTTCAGCCTCTCTGATGACCAACAGGACAGGTGGTTTTCTGACTTGTCCGACTCCTCCTTCGACTTCAAAGGGGATGACAGCTGGGACTCTCCAGTGACGGACTACAGGGATGTGAAGAGTGACCCTGTGGCCAGGCTAATCCTGGAGACAGTCAAAGAGGACAGCAAGGATAAGAAGCGAGAGAACAGGGGCCGCGAGAAGCGAGACTATGGGGACAAGCGGAATGACAGGGATGCCTTCTTCAGGAAGAAGGACAGGGAATGTCTGGACAAGAGCTGCGAGAGGAGGAAGGAGCCAATGGAGAAGCACAAAGGCGTCACCAGCTGCCTCCCCGAGAAGGACAAGAAGAGGAGGGAATCTGCCGAGGGTGGACGGGACAGGAAGGACCCCCTTGAGAGTATCAAGGAGCGGAGGGATGGCCGGGCTAAGCCCGATGAGGCATACCGCGAGGAGCTCAAGGAGCTGGCGGGTGAGGCTGGCTTCAAGGACAGGCCTGACTGCGACTTTGGAAAGGGCCTAGAGCCCTGGGAAAGGCTCCATCCAGCccgagagaaggagaagaaggacagagggaagggggaTAAATACAGAGACAAGTCCGGCGACAAAGATAAAAGTGAAAAGTCTATCCTTGAGAAATGTCCGAAGGACAAGGAATTTGATAAatgtttcaaagagaaaaaagatgccaAGGAGAAGCATAAAGATACACACGGCAAAGACAAGGAGAGGAAAGCATCTCTCGACCAAGttaaggagaaaagggagaagactTTCCCTGGGCTGCTCTCCGAGGACTTCCCTGAGAAGAAAGACGAGAAGAAGGGTAAGGAGAAGAGCTGGTATATCGCAGACATCTTCACTGACGAGAGTGAGGACGAGAAAGATGAGTACGCGGCCAGCGCACTCAGGCTCGGAGAGGCCGGTGATGTGGCGCGGGCAGATGGCCCCACAGACACTGAGCGGCCCCGGAAGCACTCTGCTGAGCGGCAGCACACAGACAAGAAGGACCGGGAACTccgagagaagaaaaaggagaagggagCTCCAGATGGGGCCAGggacaagagagagaaagttcCCGAGAAGCACAAGgacaaaaaggagaaagagcCTGCAGAGAAGTACAAGGACAGGAAGGACCGCACATCGGTGGACTCCACACAGGAGAAGAAGAACAAACAGAAGCCCCCGGAGAAGGTGGAGAGGAGGCCTGTTGCCGAGGACAAGACCAAGGGCCGGCACCGGGAGAGGCCGGACAAGGAGCACTGCCGTGACAGGAAGGCATCAAGGAGTGCCGAGGCTGAGAAAAGCCTGCTGgagaagctggaagaggaggCCCTGCACGCCTACAGGGAGGACTCCAATGATAAGGCCAGTGAGGTGTCCTCGGACAGCTTCACTGACCGTGGGCAGGAGCCTGGCCTCAGCGCCCTCCTAGAGGTGTCCTTCACGGAGCCCACCGAGGACAAGGTCAAGGACAAGGAGAGGCACAGACACTCTTCATCTTCGTCCAAGAAAAGCCACGATCGAGAGAGAGTCAAGAAAGACAAatctgagaagagagaaaagagcgATGACTACAAGGACTCCGGTGGCAGGAAGGACCCCATCCAGTATGATAAGGACTTCTCTGATGCTGATGCTTACGGGCTCCCTTATGGCGCAAAAGCTGACACAGAGGACGGGTTAGAGAAAGCCCTTGAGCTCTTCTCcacagagaagaaggagaaaaatgattcTGAAAGAGAGCCGTCcaagaaaatagagaaggagCTGAAGCCCTATGGGTCGAGTGCTGCCAGTGCCCtcaaggagaagaggaggagagagaagcaccGGGAGAAGTGGAGGGACGAGCGGGAGAAGCACAGGGACAGGCACGGGGATGGGCTCCTGCGGCATCACAAGGACGAGCAGAGGCCTGCGGCGAGAGACAAGGATGCACCCCCAAACCCGCTCCGAGACAGGTCCAGGGAGGACAGCCTGAAACTCAGCGAGGCCAGACTGAAGGAGAAGTTCAAGGACAATCCGGAGAAAGAGAAGGGTGACCCGGCAAAAGTCAGCAACGGCGAGAAATTGCCAGTGTCCAGAGACCCGGGCAAGAGAGACGCCCGGCCCAGAGAAAAGCTGCTGGGTGATGGCGACCTGATGATGACCAGTTTCGAGCGCATGCTTTCCCAGAAGGACCTGGAGGTCGAGGAGCGCCACAAGCGGCATAAGGAGAGGATGAAGCAGATGGAGAAGATGAGGCACAGGTCTGGAGACCCAAAGCTCAAGGAGAGGATGAAGCCAGCTGAGGACGCACGGAAGAAGAGCCTGGATGTCCCTCCAAAGAAGCCGCTGGCGCTGGACCCCGCCCTGAAGGACAAGAAgctcagggagtctgctcccgCTCCAGCAGCTCCCGAGAACAAGCCCCACCCAGGGCCAGCTGTGGACACCAGGGACTGGTTGGCAGGGCCACACATGAAAGAGGTTCTGCCTGCATCTCCCAGGCCTGACCAAGGCCGGCCCACTGGGGTCCCCACGCCTGCCTCCGTGGTGTCATGCCCCAGCTATGAGGAGGCCATGCACACGCCCAGGACGCCGTCCTGCAGTGCTGATGACTACTCTGACCTCATGTTCGACTGCACAGACCCTCAGCCTGTGTCCAGTACATCCACCAGCGCCTGCTCCCCATCCTTCTTCGACAGGTTCTCAGTGGCAGCAAGCGGGATCTCAGAGACCGCAAGCCAGACGCCCACAAGGCCGTTGTGCACGAGCCTTTATCGTTCGGTCTCTGTCGATATCAGGAGAACCCCTGAGGAAGAGTTCAGCACTGGGGACAAGCTGTTCAGACAGCAGAGCGTGCCCACGGCATCCAGTTATGACTCACCAGGCCAACACCTGGAGGACAAGGCCCCTGGGCCCCCGGGTCCTGCCGAGAAGTTCGCCTGCTTGTCTCCGGGGTACTACTCCCCAGACTATGGCATCCCCTCCCCCAAAGCAGATGCTCTGCACTGCCCACCCGCAGCTGTGGTCAACGTCACCCCCTCCCCAGAGGGTGCCTTCTCTGGTTTACAAGCAAAGTCCCCCCCTCCGCACAGAGATGAACTGTTGGCCCCATCCATGGAGGGAGCCCTTCCCCCTGATTTGGGCATTCCCCTGGATGCCACAGAGGACCAGCAGGCCACTGCCGCCATCATCCCCCCAGAGCCCAGCTACCTGGAGCCACTGGATGAGGGCCCCTTCAGCACGGTCATCACGGAGGAACCCGTCGAGTGGGCACATCCGGCGGCCTCAGAGCAGGGCCTCTCCTGCAGTCTGATTGGGGGCGCCCCTGAGAACCCTGTCAGCTGGCCTGTTGGGCCGGACCTTCTGCTCAAGTCCCCACAGCGGCTCCCAGAGTCCCCGCAGCATTTCTGCCCCACTGAGGCCCTCCAccctgctgccccagggccctTTGGCACCACAGAGCCCCCTTACCCAGGCTCCCCTGACGCGTACCCTCTGTCAGCCACTGAGCCTGGACTTGAGGGCGCCAAGGGTGATGAGGTAGAGGCTGTCCCAGCCTCCGTCTCCACCCCAGAGGAGCCAGCCCCCTTTGCCGCTGCTTCCAGGCTGGAACCTTTCTTTACCAATTGCAAACCGCTTCCAGAAGCACCTGCCGATGTGGCCGCGGAGCCTTCGTGTTTGACCACGGTGACTcaggtggaggctctggggcccaTAGAAAGTAACTTCCTGGAAAATGGGCATGACCTGTCGGCGCTCAGCCAGGTGGAGCCAGTGCCCTGGCCTGATGGATTCCCCAACTCTGAAGACGACTTAGATCTTGGGCCTTTTTCGTTGCCAGAGCTCCCCCCTCTTCAAGCTAAAGATGTTTCTGATGTTGAAACAGAACCTGTAGAAGAGACTGCCCTGGCTCCTCCTGAAGATGCCCCTGCAGGGCCCCCTGTAGTCCCCAGTGGTGGAGACATCCCTGCATCAGCTGCCGAGGAACAGCCTGTGCTGCCTCCTGACTCGGTGGCCCCccggctccccactgagcccgaGCCCCCTGAGGAGCCCCAGCCAGATGCAATGTTGGAAGCCACGGTAGAAGCAGGCACCGTGTCAGAGGGTAGGGTCCCCGAGGACTCAGACTCCAGCCTGGGGCCCGCGGCAGCACCGTTGGAGCAGCCTCCACCAGGGAGTGGAGAGGAGGAGGCCGAGGGCCAGGATCTCACAGCCGCATCCCACAGTGTGCCTGACACCCCTGTGGATGGTATGGCCCAGGCACATGCAGTGGATGGGGCAGGCCCCCTGGATAGTGCCAGTCTCGAGGGGCCTCTGGGCAGCGTCCAGCCTGAAGTGACAGAACCAGAACCCAAACCTGCAGCTGAAGCCCCAAAGGCGCCCAAAGTAGAGGAGATCCCCCAGCGCATGACCAGGAACCGGGCTCAGATGCTAGCCAATCAGAACAAGCAGAGCTCACCTCCCTCGGAGAAGGagcccgcccctgcccctgcccccagagcaaaGGGCCGCTGCTGTGAGGAGGATGACCCCCAGGCCCAGCACCCACGCAAGCGCCGCTTCCAGCGCTCCAGtcagcagctgcagcagcagaTGAACACGTCCACGCAGCAGACACGGGAAGTGATTCAGCAGACCCTGGCTGCCATCGTGGACGCCATCAAGCTGGACGACATCGAGCCCTACCACAGCGACAGGTCCAACCCGTACTTTGAATACCTGCAGATCAGAAAGAAGATCGAGGAGAAGCGCAAGATCCTCTGCTACATCACCCCTCAGGCACCCCAGTGCTACGCCGAGTACGTCACCTACACGGGCTCCTACCTCCTGGACGGCAAGCCACTCAGCAAGCTGCACATCCCCGTG ATtgcgccccctccctccctggcggAGCCCCTGAAGGAGTTGTTCAAGCAGCAGGAGGCTGTGCGGGGGAAGCTGCGTCTGCAGCACAGCATCGAGCGG GAGAAGCTCATTGTCTCCTGCGAGCAGGAGATCCTGCGGGTTCACTGCCGGGCGGCGAGGACCATCGCGAACCAGGCAGTGCCATTCAGCGCCTGCACCATGCTGCTCGACTCTGAGGTCTATAACATGCCTCTGGAAAGTCAG GGGGACGAGAACAAGTCTGTGCGTGACCGGTTCAATGCCCGCCAGTTCATCTCCTGGCTGCAGGACGTGGACGACAAGTATGACCGCATGAAG ACGTGTCTCCTGATGCGGCAACAGCACGAGGCCGCAGCCCTCAACGCTGTGCAGAGGATGGAGTGGCAGCTGAAGGTCCAGGAGCTGGACCCTGCAGGGCACAAATCCCTGTGCGTGAACGAGGTGCCCTCCTTCTACGTGCCCATGGTCGATGTCAATGACGACTTCGTGCTTCTGCCAGCCTGA